Part of the Benincasa hispida cultivar B227 chromosome 12, ASM972705v1, whole genome shotgun sequence genome is shown below.
AATTCACATATACTTTACTGAagctggttttttttttttataacgttTCTGTTTTTAGTttcttagaaaataaaaatgtttgtggtaattatttttaagttagaatttcattttgatgtttgtatttataaattttattttattttatgctttcaatagtttaattttaatttttatagtttcaatgaatcttaaatttagtcataatatttttaaattttaatgaaccttaaatttagtcatttaaaattattattttttattgaaaatagttaattaataataattttcttacAAAATTTATAAGTGACTaaatttttttgggaaaaaaaaaataatcaaactaGATTAATTTTAAGATCTATACAGTTTATAGACTACAAAATCACTTTTGAGAGGATATggatcaaaataaaacaaaatccaaaataaaaagactaaaatgatACTTTaatcttgtttttatttctagTTCTCATTTCAACAGAATATTTCTTAGtctgtatttttttaaaatatcaaattcaaGTTTATTGGTTCTGTTTCTAGTTTTTTTcccaaaacataaataaaaaaatattatatttttattaggactgtttttaaatatagaaaaataaatcaaaatatttacaaaatatagtaaaattttacaaaatagaagtgtctatcattaatagttctaaaatttgctatttcttgtaaatattttcaatagttttaccatttgaaataattttctttttcattgtcAAGTTGCAAAATGCATAATAAATATCTTAATAtaccataaaaaaaaacttgaatattttatattaaaaataattttcatgtcaagattttacattttcaattacaaacatgtttcaatttcttcatgaaaagaaagaataataaaaaaacaagatATAGTTACCAATACTATTTTTTGTAACTTTGAATTTTCTGTCTATGTATATCTGatacataaatatttaaaattacaaaattatttcttaaacatttctttttttgaaaaaaatcattgacatattagaaaaaaaatttgaaagtttagtattctaattttaaaaaaataaatttatcaaatacgtatagtaaatacaaattaaaattttggataTACATtagacaaaatttaaataaggTATTTATGAACTCACCTATATTTGGTTACAAAGTGATGAAGAAATAGAGCAATTTGAAGACGAGCCAGTTCTGCTCCCGGACACAATCTAGCACCTCCTCCGAACGGGGAAAAGAATGGGCTACTTTTCCAATTTCTCATTTCCTAATAATCAACCACAAATTTTACGAAAACAACCCTCATGCTTGTTTGGACAGACATTTTtcaagttaaaaaaaatcaccTTTTTAGTTCATACGTTTTTAGCTATTTGGTTACTAACATTTCAAAATGTAATCTTTTTACTCTCCGAatttttaagaattaatttaaaagattcctggataatagattttttaattattttaaatattaatatgacattttaaattaataagattaGTGAAAGAAGAGGGTGGAAGGAGAAAAATGATTGCTTTTTTAATgagaaaaatactattttagtcaTTGATTTCATAGGTGTGCTTGATCTCTATGTTTTCAAGATAGGTGTATTTGGTCCTTAAGTTTCCAAAATGTACATTTTTTAGTACCAAGTTactaaaaatatgtttaaaaggtacttcaaataaattattatccttattttaaataattataatgtattttaaattagaagaataatttttaaaaaattctcttatctctaaaatgattttttaaatatttttgttatcttaaatataatatatttatttaaaaaattaaaaaattattttaaagatattttaaacctattcttaaaaattcaaGGACTTCAAAAGGTACATTTTGAAAACCTAGATAAGGACTAAATGCACCTATTCGACTATTTTTAGAAaggtatatttttaaaaatttacgaACCAGATGTACAACTTGgagataaaaaataattttttattattttttaaaatttaaataatatgttaatatttaaaatagtaataaaaaaaaattactcatAGAGTTTTTAAATCTATTCTTTAAACTTCATAGGCTAAAAATTCAAGGATTAaatgaataatatttttttaaaacatcaatCCAAACATATACGTAGTCTCTATAGATGAATACAAAAAAATTCGTCATTGTATGTCATTCTTAAAATGGTTGCATGGACTAACCTGATTTTTAAGCTCCATCCATCTCCAAGGGTTAAAAGTTAAAGCTCCTTCATATATATTCTCGTTCAAATGTACAGCAGAAAGAAATGGAACAACAAAAGTTCCCTTTGGAATCACGTAATCTATCCAATATGATACAACTAAAAGTTAGATTTTGTGTTATTCGAAATCCTTTTCAAAGTAGGGGTGACCATTGGTCGATCAAAGTCAATTTTTTGATCAAACCGTCATTGAATCGACTATGGTCGGTTTAGTAAATGTTCAAACCGACCTTGGCCGTTGAGGAGTGAAAATCGGTTAGTTGGTTTTGAGAATTTTTCCAAACTGATCCCAACCGACCCTTCTCCTTCTCCGACCAATCAATCAGCTTCGGCTCGGTTGATCGACTCGGTTTTTTAGTCTACCATATTCACCcctatttcaaaatatatattattatagtGTGGAAATATTATAGTGATCATAATTCAACTCAACAAATTATAGTGATATTATATTGTACCCTTAAATTTTAGCGTTATTTTCAATTATGTTCAaagattttgaatattttcaCGTTGAAATTTGCTTAAACGAAAAATAAAATCCTTAAACtttagaattgtttaaaatatatatcattttcattATAATTAAAGAGACGTGTGATATAATTTACAACtctatataaaatatgtgatcattattactattttttgcTATATGCGTTAAAATCATTTGTATAATGAATTTTTATACCTCAACTATTCATgtcaatttacatatttttcaatttttacccATTAGCTATCGAGATAAATTTTTATCTTATTCCAACAAATTTTCAggtttcaaaatcaaaatgaatttttttgaaAGTCGACCGTAATTAAACCAATTCCAAACATAATGATGCATATGTTTCacccattttaaaattttaattatttaaactgGTAAGCCGTAAGCTTGAAGGAACTTTCTTAGTCTAGAATGTGTTAGAAATAACAATTGTAACCTAAACAAAATTTTAGCCATTTGAAATGATTTCTGTTAAATCactaattgattaaaaaattttataggtgaagataaatttaatattatattatcaaataatttttaaaatttaaaaaaaaacgtatggttcaaaatatgtttaattgGGAAATTtagagtaattttttttttcaatatatttaagGTTTGAATTTTTGCTATacaattttaaatgataattgTTTTGAATGACaaaattactgaaaatatttttaaatatagcaaaataacattatctatttttttatatttaaaaatatatattttttaaataattttctatagttaaaaacaactcaattttaaactactcattcttaaaaaaaatgttggttctaaaatgaaaaaaatactactaagaaaatgaaaaaatgccgcaaaaaagaaggaaaaaaaaagtttgtgcACCTGAGTATTTGATCTCTTCTTTTGTCTCTCTCATCAACCAAATCGCAATTCCTCCGAGTCGAAGTGTCTCATCAATAACCTGGGTTGGCACGACTCGTttagcttttttctttttctttttttttttaaaaaaaataatttttttctcgaAATAggataaattacaaatttaattttgtaatttagagaaaattaaaaattagtccctctaatttacaattaaaatttagtctctataaatgatttgataaaaCTAACATTAATAGTCCCATATAAATTATTTGTGAGTAATTTATCAAACCATGACAACTATTTATGaggttttatcaaatcatatagGTTACATTTAAACTTATTCTTTTTAATatgactaaattttaatttttaaaatcacatataaagattaaattttaatattctttcaaattataggtattaaatttataatttaattaagcttcgaaatattaatattatggtttatatatatatatcacccATGTGGCACAAAATGGTAGTGgtgatttttttaagaaaaaatgatgtgtttttattttgtagCTACATGACTTCTAAAGTGATTGAATccataaatttgaaatattttaaacttgAATTAATAGTGGAAATAATATTCTCAACGGTTATTGccatttttttccttaataaTAAGGACAGAATATTTACCAAATGAAATGGATATGGTATAATTTAGTGAAAAAAGaatatagaaaacaaaaaatgattccTAATTAAAGTACATTGGTTTAGTCTAAAATtacacaaagaaaaaaaaaactgccatttattttaaaaatatccatttttttcaaaagttataaCATTAGACTTTGATCTTTCGTAATGTTTCAAAATTATCTTTAGAATATACATATGTTTGAATATCATGGACATGATTTGTATCAAGTCTAGTACGGTAAGTTGGAAGGAGTGATGGTGCTTTAGTTCCAATTTTTATTCCAAGCTGTCATTGTCACGGTGTTTTATGTTTCGTCCAACATTCTGACATATTTTTACTTTAAGGGGACGTTTGTTTTTCGGTATTGTGGATAACCAGAATAATTAGATGTCCAAAATTACAGATGTTCGACGTCATTAgataatcatgtttgttttgtaTGAATGTTTTTGTAGATATATAGAAATATTTGGATACCTGTATTTGTTTAGTAGGATTTAAATACATCATATTCCAAAGATATCTTTACGACTATtcgttaatttataaataatctTACATAAGttgaacttatataacatatttaattttttttaaattaatatagttttattattttatttgttataaaataaatattaatttatatttatatttaaatatctttctaaaaaataaaaacaactacAATATAACaaagaaagtgaaataaatagttgataatatttattttaattataaaatgaaaataaataatagtgatatttatataatataaaaaagtcttaaaaaagtaaaaagaagttGACCTCAAcacaaaaatctaaaaaaatccaTGTTTACATTCAAaactcttgatattatatctaccATAAAGACATCTTAAGATGTTCGAGAATCTTTAAATGTTCAGACATATTACATTATCGCAAAATAAATACCGTAATCTAGATGTCCACTTTATGAgaattttggattttcactAAATAAACGACCCTAAATATAGTCTTGAAGTTATTTGTGAAAAGTTAAGTCTAACGTTGCAATATTGGAGAGAATAGGAGTATTCTTTCAATAAGAGTAAAAagttcaaactttttttttttttttgtaatttagcatttttttttaaagaaatagaaaagaagGTAACCAAAATTTATTCTCCTCTCTAAAATAGTAACAAAAAGGAAGCAACTTACACACTGGGTAAAGGACATTGACTTGTAATCCTGCCATGTGATTGTATTATCTccatatttatttcttaaagCATCTTGTTcatcctataatttgtaaattcaTGCAGAGAAACAAAAATAAGGATTCAATTAATTCTAATCAAAATAGTAACTTAACAggcaaataaaattaaatgatagaaatttcattattatctaataatgattttttttaactttctatttttaaaataaatatgggtttaatttgttatatataattttaaaatcgcTGCCAAATTTTAGTAGTACATATATTCTTTTCATGAAACCAATAATCCTCTAATAATTTCTGTTTCTCTGTAAagattttacaaacatttttaAGAAGTAGatcaaaaaaaatttctctcttacaaaaaattataaagaatGTTTTGAAAATACACtagttaataaatatgtaagaaaaattcaagattAAAATGTCAAAATGAACCAACTCATCTAATCTAAAACTTGCACATTCGACATTTTGAGATGATAGAATCATGAGTTGAAAAAATGGAAgtactaaaaaaaagttgaaaaacatatgtgatattatatataactatatcAACTATTAAAATTATTGTTACCATTTATTCAATCTAAAACATTTCGTTGAAATAGTTTTCATAATCAATTTCTACATAAGTTATCACGTCAATTTACACTAATGATGTTAAATACGTAATTCTATATACTTTTATAGATTAGCCAATGTATCAATTCTCTAGAGagtgtttttttaaaacaaattttaataaagCATCTCATTAAATAATTTGCATAATCAAATTTTTACATAAGTTATACTGCATCAATTTATACAAATGATGTCACATACGTATTATTTCTACATATTTTTATAGAATAGCTAAGAGTACTTTAAAACATcttgttaaaataattttcataataaaatttttacataaattaccAGGTCAATTTacataaacggtgttataaatgATGTCACATACGTActtctatatatatttatagattAGCCAACGTGTCGTTTTTTAAGAGGGTAcctttttgaaacaaaattcaaagtttaaaaAAGTAGAAACGAGCCTTTCAAAATAAAAGTGAAAGAAAATACCGAAcaatttaacctaatttttaGTTTCTCTCTCCTACGTCGGacgattatatatataaagtataaATTTGTTAGTTTAGTTCAGGAACGTACCACAAGTTGCTTCATTGCTTTAGGCGAGTGGGTTAGGTAATAGACTGCGAAAAGCATTGTTTTAGAAGTGGTTTCGTTTCCAGCAAAAAGAAGATTGATTATGAAATCTTCAACTGCTTCATCCGATAAGTACTTTTGCTCCTCTAGTAGTCTTGCAAGCACTCCCTCCCCACTCCTTTCCGTTGATTTCTgcatctttattttcttcttaattttgcTTATGATTTGCTTCCTTGCCTATGCTATACACAATCCACAACTACCTTAGtacataaattaaattaggttaaattacaatgTTTAGTTGAAATTTCTCGTTTGTGCAATCTACTCggttcttgaatttttaaaaatgtctaataagtTATCTTTGTGTTGTATCTATTTGGTTCGTAAACCTTGACATCTGTTCGATAAATCATTTAACATTCTATTTTGTCACTAACAAGTCTCTAATTTTTTACTTTGTGGTTTAATAGATTATTGACCTATActttgtgtttttttaaaaaaaaaaattacgagTCTATTAAACACAAAGTTGAAAATTCTAGGATCCTAATAATCATAAAATCAAGTTTATATCTATATAtccatcatttttttcttaaattttgagtagttttcatttggtccttagatttcaaaatattatatccATATCTTTAAGGTTCCAATTTTGttgtcatttgattttttagatttcaaaacgttatattttttatacttAAATTTTGAGTCTAGTTTCATATTTAGTCCATAGATTTCACATTTTTATGGTTGAGTAACTAATACCCACTTTTAATTACAATCAATTTAATTCTTTCAAATTCATAAATAGAAAAGTTaacacaaaaattaaaagtggatattaatgaaaattaaaagtataaaattttgaaaattatgaacCTTATCGAATCTAAACTGAAAATTAATAGGTGGAAGTACAACAACTTGAAATTGCCAAAGCAACCATTATCTCAATTGACACCTAATATGtattaacaataaaaaaaaaatatatgattcGAGTCTCCATACCTCTTATCATActtaaaaagattttaaaatttagaaactaaaatagaAACTATAATAAACCAACCAAAATCATATTTTTGGTTAAACATAATAGGTCAAGATTTCTTAAGACACAATATAAGTTAGGAATactattagacattttttttgaaaattctaaaattttactaagcaaatttgaaatttcaagaattaaatttataatttttttaaaaaaggtcaATATATTTAGTAGGGTTGGAATATGGGTTACCTTCATTGCGGTGTAATAGGCAAAGCCAGGTAAGTTGATAGGAATAGATATACAGCCATCCACGAAGTCGTAAAATAACCGACTAATTTCATTCACTTCTGATTCACTTGACACACCCAATAGCTGACTTACCATCATATTAATGGCAATCTGAGAcgcaataaaaatatatattttctattatttaatatttcatttaaaaataacagctagaattaaaatatataagttaaattacaactttcttttttatttttttaaggtgTATCTAGTAagcctttaatttaaaataatatttttaaataggtttttactttttttttaaaaaaaaaatttggtatCTAATAATGTCTTGaccttttttttctaaaaaaagaaaaatacaaaaattaaaaattttaattatatatctatCAGAtcaatacttttaaattttttttaatacattagGGATGTATAAgattgaaacaaaattaaaagttcaaaaaatattagacgttttctaaaatttaggatCTATTAGAAACTCAAAATTAACGTTCAAGAATTTGTTCAATACTTCTAAAAGTTTAGAGACGAAATAGACACAAACTTGAAAGCTTAGAGTCTAAAGCCcaatttgataaccatttaatttttaattttaaaattttaaaagttaaatagTCATAAACCAACTACTTCTACttattagttttcttttcttttgttatttgttttcgAAATCCAaggaaaattatgaaaaataaaaaagaaaagtttttaaaaatttgttttttttttttaaaaaattgactaTGAATTCAAATACTTGTTTACGATATAAAAAAATCAACCgtgagaaaagaaacaaaaaattcaaaaaaaattgaacGACTATCAAACAAGACGACCTAAACTCGTAAAAATGTAACAAATAATATATGTATACTAGCCTTCCTGCAAGCATCTTGGAGAGATATTACTTGATGACCGTCATGGAAAGTGGACAAGGAATGGATGATTATGGTTTGAATGTCTTTTAGGAAGCTAAAATCGAGTTTGTTTATACGCATAAAATTGGAGGCAATTGCATGGAGTTTCCTTTGTTGTTCTCCTTGGACTGTGATCACACCATTGAGGCCTACCAAATCTCTGAAAGATTTGGGATAGCTCGATTGAAACAATGTCCCTTCGTTTTGCATCACATATCTATTAAACTTTGGATCGATCGATACCACTGTATATTTTCCAAAAACATGACACGAGAAGATCTTCCCATATCTTTTTTTGGTAAGCTCAATTGGTTAAAACAATGTATGTTTTAGtaaaagtaacaaaaaaaaaattatatacaaaattacttgaacttattttaggtaattttttaaattgtggTTGTAgactttgaaattttgaaatttggatttttttcaattaattttttttcattcatgTAATAAATTGACATGACATATGATgtgtaaaaattgattaaataaattattttaataatgtcTTTTGAGAAACTTTGTATATAGTTGTAAATAATATTATGTATGTCAATCTAAGCATAGTGAATCAACTACTTTCCCAAAAGTGATTGTTTTAATCCTCCATCTTGGTAGTGattgaataataataactacTACTACTGCAATCTATGAAACacaaatacttcatgtgaggtaaAAGATCCGTATCAGATACCGATATTTTCAGATACTTTCCAAATACGTATATGACACacaatttgacgtatctatttttaCGCTTacatttcttaaagaaaaaagataagcaactcatttaatttttctaatttaaaactaggcaacctatttaaaaagttcaCTACTCGAATccaaaactaaaaaggaaaaaaaaaaaatcaaaccctaaaattatctaatcttcatcttcacatttaaaTCCCtacaaaatccaccaaaatataaccCACTTGAATATCTTCAACATTCAACGAAGAAGTTTTtagtttatcttcatacttctttCTCTAATCTTCTTTCTAATCAATATGAGTcatttttttattgcattttattgactatttcacttcaacatcttagatgttgctttttgtATTGTCTTTCAgtatttgtattgtattttgtactacagtcattaaattatatgttaaagttatttatatcctagcttttttttaagaaaaataaaatatatctttaacGTATCAATATcctagttttttagaaattggtcTATCATCATATCCTATGTATTCGTATCTCGTATCTATATCCGTGTCTGTGCTTCACAGACTGCAATATTACATATGTTTTCTAATTTTACATGTTAATTTTCATGAACTCTtgctttaaaacaaaataaatattaaaatttaaggtaaagtgaatcttttcaaaatctaaggataattgaaacttttctcaaagtgtaggaatattttttatatgctaaattgtaaaaaatattcATGTTGCAATATTATCTTTGACtttctattaatatttaaaaactacCACCACTTAGgtaataattaattctttaaaacgtgaaattagaataaaaaatattgtatCAATAATAACTcgaaacaaaaatttgaattgCGATATATTTTAGATGATGACTACATCCGTTATATGACCTAATTTTAGTATGATATCctaacaaatttttatttcaagagTTGTTTTGAAACCTTTATAGAATGTCAAAAGTAACGTTGTCATTACTAAAAAgatacaaatatttattttaaacagACGACAAAGTTAAAAAGCAAAACAAGAGAAGAGTGAATTATATATANTAATGTTTTGGTTGTTAATTAGATTACCTTTTGGCTTGTTCTTCAACATACTTGGAAGGATGAGAACTTGCAATGGCAGAGTACCAATTGAAGCTATCACCTATAACAGGCCAGCTTCTTCTCCCTGGAGGAAATGTGTTTCTCCTCTGACTTTGATCATTTTGGtgattttttagtatttttgaAAGGAAAGTAATGGACAACAATGTAAGCATGAAAAATGTCCACATCTCGCAGGAGGGTTCCCACATTGTCTTTGATCTGGCAAAATTTCAAGACCaacatattaaaagaaaaaacgaaACGATTTGAAATGAAGTACTTGAAAAATCATTTCAAACAGATCTTTATTAAAGATAATATCGTTATATTTTGCAATCATTTAAATTAGTTGTATATGAactaaagattaaaaatatcaattaacTATGATGTAATGCATATCACATAATTATTTTGCCAAAAATGCAAAGTTTAACTAAATTTATATGCAAAATTTTAATGCTTTGTCACATTGACACACCATTACCCCTAAAtaactttgaaaatttcatAGTAAATCATTAATTCAATTTAGCAAacataaatcattttctttagtACAAATCAGTAAATCATTTACTTTCTTGTTCATTTTCCACTCTTT
Proteins encoded:
- the LOC120068073 gene encoding abietadienol/abietadienal oxidase, with translation MWEPSCEMWTFFMLTLLSITFLSKILKNHQNDQSQRRNTFPPGRRSWPVIGDSFNWYSAIASSHPSKYVEEQAKRYGKIFSCHVFGKYTVVSIDPKFNRYVMQNEGTLFQSSYPKSFRDLVGLNGVITVQGEQQRKLHAIASNFMRINKLDFSFLKDIQTIIIHSLSTFHDGHQVISLQDACRKIAINMMVSQLLGVSSESEVNEISRLFYDFVDGCISIPINLPGFAYYTAMKARKQIISKIKKKIKMQKSTERSGEGVLARLLEEQKYLSDEAVEDFIINLLFAGNETTSKTMLFAVYYLTHSPKAMKQLVDEQDALRNKYGDNTITWQDYKSMSFTQCVIDETLRLGGIAIWLMRETKEEIKYSDYVIPKGTFVVPFLSAVHLNENIYEGALTFNPWRWMELKNQEMRNWKSSPFFSPFGGGARLCPGAELARLQIALFLHHFVTKYRWTQIKADRMSFFPSARLVNGFQIRLKRREH